The window AAGCGCGGGGGAAAATACCTCGTGTATGCCTATCAGGAGTCGTCCGGCCAGCTCACCACGAGCATCTGTAGTCGGACCCGCCGCTTGTGGAGAGCGGGAGCCGACGGGCGCTACCTGAACGAAATCGCCAGAGAAGAGAGCCAAAAGGAAAAGGCCAGGCAGAGATAAGGTCTCGCTGGCTTGGCTCGTCCGTGCTTACCGGTTCTTCCACTTTGGTTTGCGCTTTTCGAGCACCGCCTGCAGGCCTTCCCGCGGGTCTTCAAGCTTGGAAAGCTCGTTCAAGAAAATATCTTCCGTGTTGCGCAGGGCATCGCGAAAAGTCTTGCCCATGGCCTCCAGGATGGCCCGCTTGGTGAGCTGGAGCACCGGGCCGCTTTGCTGGGACAATTTCGCCACCAGTTCCTCGACCGCCCCTTCCAGATGTTTTTCCGGCACGACGCGGTTGACCAGGCCGTACTCCTGCGCCTGCTCGGCGGTCATCGTGTCGCCGGTCAACACCATCTCCATCGTCCGGCGAGCGCCCAGGATGGAGGGGAAAAGCGTGGCGGCGAAGGGCGGAAAAATGCCGAGCTTGGTGATCTCCGGCAAGGCAAAACGCGCCCGGGGCGTCGCCAGAACGATGTCGCCGAGCGCCGCCAGCTCGCAGCCGCCGCCGAGCGCCGCGCCATCCACCGCCACGATCGTCGCTTTGGACGCCTCGATCGACGCCACAAAGATATGGTGGAAGGCGTCAATCATCTGAAATACCTGCGGCGCGGAATATTCATCCGGATCGATTCCGCCGCAGAAAACCCGATCGCAGGCGGAACGGATGACCAGACATTTCACTTCAGCCGCGTCCGCCAGGCTTTCGATGGAAACGGCGATCTCCTGCAGCATGGCGGTATTGAGCACATTGTAGGGCGGGCGACGGAGCGTCAGCCGGGCAACGCCGTCGTCCGTCTTCCACTCGATAAACTTGAATTCTTCGGGCTTCGGAACGGCAATGAATTCGCGGATCGGAAATTCAGGCATGCGCCTCTCCCCTTGAGCGGCGGTCTCGAGACCCCCGGAATGCCGGCCGGAAGATGGCCGCTACCATACCGATTCCATGGCCAGCGTCATTCCCATGCCCCCGGATACGCACAGCGTCGCCAGGCCAAGCCGGCCCTTGCGCCGGCGCAACTCGTGCACCAGCGTCGTGGTAATGCGCGCGCCCGTGCAGCCGATGGGATGGCCGAGGGCGATCGCCCCGCCGTTCACGTTGAGTTTTTCGTGATCAAAATGCAACTCGCGATCGCAAGCCAGCACCTGCGCGGCAAAGGCCTCATTCAGTTCCACCAGATCAAACTCTTCCATCTTCCAGCGATTTCTCTCAAACAGCCTCCGCACTGCCGGCACCGGACCGATGCCCATGATCTTGGGATCGACCACGGCGGCGGTCGAATCGAGCA of the Candidatus Acidiferrales bacterium genome contains:
- a CDS encoding enoyl-CoA hydratase/isomerase family protein; amino-acid sequence: MPEFPIREFIAVPKPEEFKFIEWKTDDGVARLTLRRPPYNVLNTAMLQEIAVSIESLADAAEVKCLVIRSACDRVFCGGIDPDEYSAPQVFQMIDAFHHIFVASIEASKATIVAVDGAALGGGCELAALGDIVLATPRARFALPEITKLGIFPPFAATLFPSILGARRTMEMVLTGDTMTAEQAQEYGLVNRVVPEKHLEGAVEELVAKLSQQSGPVLQLTKRAILEAMGKTFRDALRNTEDIFLNELSKLEDPREGLQAVLEKRKPKWKNR